The Paenibacillus amylolyticus genome contains the following window.
TGCCTCATGATCTGGGATACATTACTGCGGGTTTCTCCAAGCACCTGTGTCATTTTACTGGCATTAGGTATGCCATTACTTGCTTTGAACGTACGGATCAGATCATTCCCGCCAATGGATATGGTAATGATATCTGCTTCACGCAGCGATTGCCGCACTCGGGGATGTGAAGAGATCATCTGCAACATCCCCCCGACGTTAGTCCATTTACGCCCATATTTTCCATAGATACAAATGTACGAACATTCATTTCCGCCATTCGCCGATATAGAGGAACAAAGCCGGTGCCCAGCAACGCTCCTGTACCGACCGTTAACGAATCTCCTACAGCCACATATCGATATACCATCCCGTCGCCCCTCTCTGCTGTGATATCCTGAACAATAATGAATTGCTCTATATCTTATGATGAGCAGTAAGACAAGGCGCGGGATGGTGTCCTTAGGCATGCACCTTTCTTTTGCATAAGACCATATTTCTTCTCTGTGGAGGTAAAAAAAGAAAACGCCCTGCCGCATAACGCGGCAGAGCCTGATCCATTTATTGCAATGCATTATATTACATGCCTATGGTCCGATCCGAATCAACGGAATCTGCCTGCTCCTTGTTAGGGAACGGCCACCAGTTCGCCCGGCCAAACATCTTCACCATCACTGGAACGAAGAATGGCAGGAACAGCAGAGAGTACAAGATCAGCCCGCTAAGAACTACTGTAGCAATCTGCATCATCGAGAGAACACCGGATGGATACATTGCAGCAAATGTGCCGCTCAGAATGACCGCTGCAGATAGGATAACTGTTCCCATGTTCTTCATCGCGTACAACATGGCATCCTGTACTTTCATGCCTTTGTTCTCATTGAAACGGTCCATCAGGAAAATGCTATAATCCACACCGAGAGCAATCAGCATAACAAATCCGAAGAACGGAGTAACCCAGCTAATGCCTGCGAATCCGAGAATATTAACGAAGACCACTTCGGTTAACGCCATCGATGTAAAATAAGCCAGTAACAAGGAAACGATGAGATACAATGGCATAATGACCGAACGAAGCAGCACGACCAGAATAATGAATGTGCCCGCCAGCATCAGCATTACCGTACGTGTGTAGTCGTTATTCGAGATCTCTTGCAGATCTGCAAACGTACTGGTAACTCCACCTATGGCGATGTCTGCTTTTTCAAGCGTACTGCCTTGTACTGCACGATGTACAGCGGCTTCAATGTCAGGAACACGATCAATCGCTTCTGTACCGTATGGATTCTCGGCGAAAATAACGTCAATCGTCATTGTTTTTCGATCTTTGGACAGATACGTATCAAATACCTGTTTGAAGTCTTTGTTGCTCAGTGCTTCTTCCGGAACGTACCAGCCTGCCAGATCGGAATCTGGTGCATCTTGCAATTGTGTCAGATAGTCCTGTGCTGATTCCAGTCCCCGGATACCTGTTTAATACCATCGACACTTTGATTCAATCCATCCGTCAGTTGTGTCAGTTGACCACTCAGATCCGAGAAGCCTTGCTGAATTTTCTCCTGACCACCCTGAAGCTGGCCAAGTCCGTTCTGTATGGAAGGGATCTCCTTAATCACTTTACCTTGACCATCAGCAGCCTGTTTCAGACCTGTCTCAAGCTGACTGATCCCCGTTACAATCTGTCCCAGACCATCAGCCAGTGCCTTCTGTCCGGATGCTGCGGAAGCAAATCCTTCATTGGCTTGATTAATTCCAGCAGCAGCTTCTCCAGCTTGCTCTGAATCTGACCCAAACCTTGAGCGAGCTGCGCTGTACCCGAACCTGTTTCACCAATTGTACCTTTGATACGCTGGTAGTCAGCATCTTGCTGTAATTCAGGATATTTTTCTTCAAGTGCTGTGAAGGATTCGGACAGACTCGTCAAGGCTGTTGAAACACCGCTCAGCTGTTGCTGCAATTCACGAGTTCCTTCGCCCAGTGCAGCGACACCCGCTCCCGCCTGACGATAGGCTTCGAGTAACTGATTGTTCGCTTGCGCAAGTTGATCTGCACTCGTTTTGGCTTGCTGAAGTCCCGCTTTCAGATCCCCTGCACCTGCGGAACCGTCCCGAATCCCTTTTTCAATCTGCTGAAGCCCCTCACTGAGTTGTGTGATACCCGTCTGCAACTGGGAAGTTCCCTTGGTAAGTTCCCTGCTCCATCGGCAGCTTCTTTTAATTGTGGTTCATTTTTACTTAGCTGACTGCTGGCTTCACTCAGGCCATCCCGGATTTTGTCCAGACCCGTCTTGCCTTCACCCAGTCCATCCGATAAAGTTCCTACTTGCTGTGTAACTTCAAAATCTTTGATCTCATCACCTGTAGGTCGTGTCATACTGCGGACACCAGAGACGCCGGCTACTTTCTCTACTTCCCGGCTAATTTTCTCGGCAACCGCCATATACTTTGCATTATCCATCGCTTCATCGTTCTGAATGACGATCTGACCTGGCAGCGATTCACCCGGACCGAAGCTGTCGGAGATAATGTTGAATGCTTTGACGGAATCATATTTCTCGCCAATCTCATCCAGACTGTTGAACGATAGTTTACCATCGTAGGTTGCCAGAAGAGGTACACAGACAGCCGCAACGATAAGCAGCGCAGCCCATGGACGTTTCAGCGAGAAGCGACCCGCTGCACCATAGATCTTGCTCTCGGCATGTTCAAGCGAACCCTTCGACGGCCAGAATAACTTTTTGCCAAGTACCGCCATGAAGAATGGAACGATCGTCACCAAGGCAAGCATCATCACAGCAATACCGACAGCTACGGCAACTGCAGAACGATACAGCATAAACTGGGCAAAGCCGATCGCAATGAATCCAACCAGCACAGCTAGTGCGGAGAAGAGTACGGTTTTACCAGCAGTACGATAGGTCGCAATGATGGCATCCCATGTATTCTCATGATGAGCCAGCTCTTCCTTGAACCGACTGATCAGCAGAATACAGTAATCTGTACCGATCCCGAACATGACGGCGACCATGAAGATCTGTGTAAACGTCGATATCGGAAAGTCGACACCATCCACGAGAAATGCAACAATCTGCTGCGATACAATGTAACTGATGCCCACCGTCAGCAGCGGTACAAACGGAGCTACGAACGAACGGAAGACCAGGAACAGAATGAGTAAAATAAAGACAACTGTAATATATTCCGATTTCTTAAGCCCCTCTTGGGAACTTTCAATGGTATCCTCGTCAATCAGACCTTTACCGGTTATGTAGTGCTCCACATTGACGGATTTCAATGCTTCATTCAGGTCTTCCCGCATTTCTTTGACCGTGCGATCTCCCTGATCGATGGAAAGCGATGTTAGAATCGTTTTGCCATCTGCCGAGATCATCTTATCGGACAATTCAGGCTGAGAGAACGGTTCCAGAATGGACAGAATGCCCAGCTTCTCCTTATCGGCCTCCAATTGCTTAACGGCCTTCTCTGCCTCTTGTTTACCGGTGGTACCTAGACCATCGGGATTATAAAATACAAGGGCAAGCTGGCTGCCCTGCTGTTCTCCCTCTTGTGCTGCAGCTTCATTCAAAATTGCTGCCTGCCTGGGTGGAAGAGTAACCTTCAGGCACTGAAAACTGTCCCTTTTCCCGAATCAGTTCACTCATGTTAGGGGCAGTAAACATCAATACGGCAGCGACAACCACCCATAACCCCATTAACCACCATCGCGCTTTCAATATCGTTCTCATTCGTTCTCCCGTCCTCCTTCATGCGATAACAGAGCTGCAAGCTTCTCAAAAGATTCAATGAAATTACGAACCTCTTCCGCAGTAAAATGAACCAGATACGGCTCCAGAATCTGCTGTATTTGCTGTTCTGTCTCCCTGTACACCTGGCTTCCGGTCTCTGTCAGAGTCAAATACACGACCCTACGGTCACGTTCATCTCCGGCCCGATGTACCAGATCACGATCCACCAGCTTGTTGACCAGAGCCGTAATGCTGCTCTTGCCAATGCACAGAAGCTCTGCAAGGTCAGAGGGTGTACAAGACTTCTTCTCATTAATGAGTCGTAGTGAACAGAATTGATCCATCGTCAAAATCTGACCTACACGTTCACGTATCTGGGTATCAAACCGTTTGGTTACCAGGAAAGAAGCATCCAAATATCGGTTAACCAAACTTCCAGCATCCGGTGTGTTCATTCAGCATTCTCCTTCCACAATATAGTTCACTTAACGAACTATTCTTTTATGAAACTATTCTATAATGAAACTATATTGAAAAGCAATACTTTGTTCCTGCTTTTTGAATGAAAACGACAAAAAAACAGGACGTCCGACTCAGCTAATTGCCAAATCCAACATCCTGTAAAGGGTATGCTCTATATATTTTATAAAGTAGTAGAATACATCTTCATTACTCTTCGTCTGTGTCTTCTTCTTTTTCAAGCACACAACGGAACCGCTCTACACCTGGATATCGTTCGCCCAGACTATATACGACGAATCCCGTATTTCGGTAAAACTCCACGGCCTCCAGATCCGTCTCTGCAATCAAAGTATCCGGATTGTATTTCTCCAGCAGCTGTGAAATCATACCCCGACCATAATTTTTGAGGCGGTTCTCTGGCAGAACGGCAATATGGTGGATCGTAACCTCGCTGGAGCCTGTATGCTCATAACCGATCAGACCGATCAATTGCTCCTCTGCTTCGTATCCGGCCAGATACAGTTTGTCATTCTCTACATATTGTTTCAACGCACGTTTCAGATGATCCGGATCAGGAAAGACCGAATAAGATAACAGCTCCTGCACTACCGGCTCCTCTATGCGTGATTTCAAATTCATTAACACTCTTATTCCTCCTATACCTTGCTTGTTTCCGTTATCGTATTGTAGTCGTTAACCTCTCAAAGTTCAAGTCATATAACGATTCAGCTCCGATTGAAGCACAGTCGGGATGTGATCCGTTACGTTGATCTGCGCCAGATGATAGGCATCCAGCAGTGCGCCCGACTGCCGGCAAGTTACTGGTTATGTACTGCATTGTTTTTCCTTCAGACCAATCCGCAGACATCCAGCCCTTTCTGAACAGCCTCCACCATATATGCTGAACTCAGACAGCTTCCGGTCAACGTCATGGACACCGTTGGCTGATCGAAACAGGATGCCAGCATAAGGATACCAACAACAGCCGTATCCGCAGCAGAATCACATACCCTAACCGCAAGGGGAATATTCCGGGCTGCAGCGTCGGTCACCAGAGGTGCCATTTGACCAAACCTGGCTCCCTCTTCCGTCCATCCCAATCACGTATGTATTCATCCTTGACTATCTCCTCCCCTTTAAACAATAAGTGCCGGGGCTTTAGCAGTTCCCGGCAGATCATTTATTGCTTTTGCACAGCAAAACGAAGCAGTTCACACCGAAATTGTGTCGGCTCATCATACTTTTCCTCTTCAATCGTCTGGGTGACATGCTCCTGAAGCAGAATATTCCAGCCTTTATATGCCTTCTCCAGTATAGCAATTGCTTCGGCTGTTGGCAGGTTCAGCTCAATTAACGGCTCAATCTCACGGCCTGAGTTCATTTCTTTTTCTTCCACATTGGTACTCATCGTAATACAATGAATGCCACCTGTGCGGGTTCCTGCTTGCAATCGCTCTAACGCTTCCAAGAAAGCTTGTTTATTAGATACATGTTCCAGACATGAGCAAGCAGCTATATAGTCAAAATAATTCGGCTCAATGGCATAATGCTCAACATCTGCTTTTACAGCCTTCACGAGATGATCCACCTGATATTCTTTCGCATACTTGCGAAGTCCATCTATGGCCTCGTCGAGCAAATCCACACCGATGACTTCACTGTTCGTTTGTGCAAGACGCTGTGCAATGGGTATCGTATGCCTTCCTATGCCGCATCCCAGATCGAGGACACGAAGTTCATCCTTGTGAACAAGTAAACGTTCCAGCATATCCATAACCATAGGCATTGGCCTGGACATCCAAGTGCCAGAGGCGAATAATTCATGATTCTGATAGAAGTTCGAATGATAACCTGCCTCTGCTTTTCGTGCAGCCTCAAATTGTTCATTTCCCATCAAGACACCCCCATAGTTTAGAAGTTGAACGTCAACGTCCCTGTACCGGCGAATAGTATGATTGAAAAAATGAGCATGACGACCAATCCAGCCGTTACGAGCAATTTCCCCGTATCCCTCTTGTATGAACTGTCGTTAAATAACATGATTCCACCAATGGAAATAGCCACCGGAGCAAGAAACAGTGTAATCAATAAAAGCAACGCGATAGAATAACGATCCAATACCGGTTCTTCATATTCGGTCATGTAAGGTTGTTCAGGCAATGCCGTTTTGGTGGCAACCAGATTACCGCACGATTTGCACTTGAACTCATCTTCTGCCATTCCTTCATGGCAATAAGAACATTTCCTTTGCGTGCGTGCCATCTTCCGCCTCCTTCCATATCTGCCTTATCAATGAATACCCACAATATCATACGATAATCACTTTATTACCCATTATGTATTATTTAGATTTTTCTTCATGAAGGATTCGAGTGTCCGCTCATATCCAGTACGATCCACTTGAAACGCTGTGCCATGACCCGCCCGAGGGACAGTCAGCAATTCCTTTTCGGTTGGGCAAGCTTCATACAACCTGTACACCATTTCGGTGGGTACAAACATATCAGCCTCACCATGGATGAACAGCACAGGAACGTTAACTTTGGCAAGTTGCTTGAGCGCCGAAGCCTCTCTGAAGGAATACCCTGCCTTCCACCGGGAGATCAGACTCGTGACAGGTATAAACGGAAATGCAGGAAGCCTGTATAATTGCTTTAACTGGAACGTCAGTTCTCTTCCACGGATGTATACGCACAATCAGACACAATCGCTTTAACCTGATTCGGCAGGGCTTCACCACCTGTCATCAGTACGGTTGCACCTCCCATGGATATGCCATGCAATATGATTTCGCCTGTTGTACCCACTTTTCAAGCACCCAGTTGGTCCACTGGACATAATCCTTCCGATCCAACCAGCCAAAACCAATGATATCACCTTCGCTCCGGCCATGACCCCGATCATCCGGCATTAACACGTTGTAACCATGCCTTTCCGCATAGAATCGGGCAAAACCAGCCATCTCCCTACCTTTGCCCGAATAGCCATGTGCCAGAATCACTGTCTGTTCTGACCCGTTACTGGAACTAAGCCATGTACCGTGCAGTTTTAATCCATCATGCGATAGAAGAGATACCTCTTCTACCGGCTGAGCATCCAGCCACTTCAGATCAGAAGCACTGCTGATGATCTCATTGTCCGGTTCAGGCATCAGATTCGGATTATCCACCAAAAACGCTTTTTGTGTCCGGCGAATGGCGGTTTTGAAAAAGTAAAGCCCTCCTGTCCACAGAAGAGCAAGAACAATCAGCACTAGTGCTGCAAGTACGTAGAATAACATGAACGGGTCCTCCCCTCTTTCCTTTTTAACATAACTTCAATCTTTACTTACTCGTTGCAGTGCCGCACATGCTGCTTGATAAGCAGGTAACAAAGCATCCAGCAAAGGTTCTGCTTTCCGTGATTGACCATCCTTCGCAAACTGCTCGATCCGGGCAAACAAAGATGATAAATAACCAATTCCCAGACTCAGACTTCCCGATTTCAGATCATGGGCTACCTCGGTAGCAGCAACATGGTCGCCGGATACAATATGTCTGCGCAGCACCTCAATCTTGCCAGGTGTTTCGGCACGATACACATCCAACAACATACCAAGAAGTGTGCGACCGCCATCGGTGATTAGTTCTGCAATCTCATGCACAATGCTCATATTCAGTACCTCTGTCCCTTCAGAGGATTGCTGCCACTTCTGGATCATATTACTCAGAATTTCCAGCGTAAAGGGTTTGCCAATAAAGTCATTCATCCCGGCTTCCATACACTTGTCTTTCTCAACCTGCATGACATTACCTGTCATTGCAATAATCGGCGTGGAATAGCGCATCTCATCCATTTCAATCGAGCGGATTGTGCGTGCAGCCTCCAAACCGTCCATCACTGGCATCTGGTAATCCATAAGAATTAAACTGTATTTTTTGCTGAGAAAAGCAGCGACTGCCTCTTCCCCATTCACAACAGGATCTACCTGGGTTATTCCCAATTTTTTCAGTTGTAACATCACCAGCTGCCGGTTGATGAGATTATCATCGGCCAGCAATACAGATACCGAAGCGGTTTCTTCATGCATAGTCTGTTCCTGATGCTCTGGAGTGGAAGCAGCAGAATGGTTATCAGCCTGGTTAACGTGTTTCTTGTCAAGTGTAAGTTCGAACCAGAATGTTGATCCCTTCCCCTCCTGACTCTCTACTCCAATCACACCTTCCATAAGGCTAACGAGTGACCTGCAGATGGATAATCCAAGTCCTGTCCCTTCATACTCTCTCGAACGTCCACGTTCTGTCTGCACATAGGGCTGGAATAACTGGGTCTGATCTTCTTCGGAAATACCAATCCCTGTATCTTCAACTTCAAACCGAATGGTTTGTTGGTTCTCATCATCCTTGATAAGCGTGACTCTTATCCGTACAGAGCCTTCTGTTGTGAACTTGTTTG
Protein-coding sequences here:
- a CDS encoding MarR family transcriptional regulator; translated protein: MNTPDAGSLVNRYLDASFLVTKRFDTQIRERVGQILTMDQFCSLRLINEKKSCTPSDLAELLCIGKSSITALVNKLVDRDLVHRAGDERDRRVVYLTLTETGSQVYRETEQQIQQILEPYLVHFTAEEVRNFIESFEKLAALLSHEGGRENE
- a CDS encoding GNAT family N-acetyltransferase; amino-acid sequence: MNLKSRIEEPVVQELLSYSVFPDPDHLKRALKQYVENDKLYLAGYEAEEQLIGLIGYEHTGSSEVTIHHIAVLPENRLKNYGRGMISQLLEKYNPDTLIAETDLEAVEFYRNTGFVVYSLGERYPGVERFRCVLEKEEDTDEE
- a CDS encoding class I SAM-dependent methyltransferase, yielding MGNEQFEAARKAEAGYHSNFYQNHELFASGTWMSRPMPMVMDMLERLLVHKDELRVLDLGCGIGRHTIPIAQRLAQTNSEVIGVDLLDEAIDGLRKYAKEYQVDHLVKAVKADVEHYAIEPNYFDYIAACSCLEHVSNKQAFLEALERLQAGTRTGGIHCITMSTNVEEKEMNSGREIEPLIELNLPTAEAIAILEKAYKGWNILLQEHVTQTIEEEKYDEPTQFRCELLRFAVQKQ
- a CDS encoding alpha/beta hydrolase; this encodes MCVYIRGRELTFQLKQLYRLPAFPFIPVTSLISRWKAGYSFREASALKQLAKVNVPVLFIHGEADMFVPTEMVYRLYEACPTEKELLTVPRAGHGTAFQVDRTGYERTLESFMKKNLNNT
- a CDS encoding ATP-binding protein codes for the protein MVSNENGEIQRLRRTIEQLSDQMIRSKEQEERTLAEFSDMNNELVTLQRLLAKNNNSLETARQQAVDAGESKNAFIAGISHDFRTPLNGILGMAEMLKLSPLSEEQENSVSVIQDAAKLLLKLIQDLLDLSKLEAGQLRLELGEVDLQETINYIVRLLEPQVRKNGNQLSVDCDPRVSTLLEGDSTRITQILINLIQNANKFTTEGSVRIRVTLIKDDENQQTIRFEVEDTGIGISEEDQTQLFQPYVQTERGRSREYEGTGLGLSICRSLVSLMEGVIGVESQEGKGSTFWFELTLDKKHVNQADNHSAASTPEHQEQTMHEETASVSVLLADDNLINRQLVMLQLKKLGITQVDPVVNGEEAVAAFLSKKYSLILMDYQMPVMDGLEAARTIRSIEMDEMRYSTPIIAMTGNVMQVEKDKCMEAGMNDFIGKPFTLEILSNMIQKWQQSSEGTEVLNMSIVHEIAELITDGGRTLLGMLLDVYRAETPGKIEVLRRHIVSGDHVAATEVAHDLKSGSLSLGIGYLSSLFARIEQFAKDGQSRKAEPLLDALLPAYQAACAALQRVSKD